The following nucleotide sequence is from Microbacterium imperiale.
CTCGACAGCTTGAAGGCGTCGGCGGCGGCCTGGCGGCCCTGGCGGTAGGCGGGCAACGCCGCGATCTCGGGTCGGATGCGCACGGGCAGGTCGGTCACCCTGCGAGTCTACGGAGGACGCCGTTTCGGACGCATGACGCACAGCGCCCCGCGTGGGAGACTGGCGGCATCATGAGCCTGTTCATCCGCCTGATCGTCAACGCGTTCGCGATCTGGATCGTGACGCTCATCCCCGCCCTGCAGGTCGAGGTGGTGCCCTTCGCGCCCGGCGACGACCTGCAGCTCGTGCTCACGCTGCTGTTGATCGCGCTGATCTTCGGACTGGTCAACGCCGTCGTCGGCACCGTGCTGAAGCTCCTCGCCTTCCCGCTCTACATCCTGACCCTCGGGCTCATCTCCTTCATCATCAACGGCTTCCTGCTGTGGCTCACCGGGTGGGTGACCTCGGGCTGGGACTGGGGCCTGCGCATCGGCGACTTCTGGCTCGCGGTCCTCGCCGCGATCGTCATCGCGCTGATCAACTGGGTCGCCGGCATCCTGTTCCGCCCGCGCCGCGACCGCGAC
It contains:
- a CDS encoding phage holin family protein, which gives rise to MSLFIRLIVNAFAIWIVTLIPALQVEVVPFAPGDDLQLVLTLLLIALIFGLVNAVVGTVLKLLAFPLYILTLGLISFIINGFLLWLTGWVTSGWDWGLRIGDFWLAVLAAIVIALINWVAGILFRPRRDRDRGRR